The window TACACCGACGAGGCCGACCGCTCGTGGCTGTTCCGGTCGATCGGCTACGGCCACGGCGAGCAGCACTGGAAGGACGTCGTCTCGACGCTGCGGATGGTCGACTACGACGGCGCGCTGTCTATCGAGCACGAGGACTCGCTGACCTCCTCGAACGAGGGCCTGGAGAAGGCCGTCGACGTGCTCTCCCGGGCCGTCTTCGAGACGACTCCCGGCGAGGCCTACTGGGCGTAAGCCTCACTTTCCCGCCTGAAGCACCGACTCGCTAACCACACCGCTTACCACCACATACGATACTCCACTACACATGACGCTCGACGTCGGAATCCTGGGCTACCGCTTCATGGGCAAGGCCCACTCGAACGCGCTGGATAGACTCCCGATGTTCTTCCCCGACGCCCCGGAGACGAACCGGGACGTCATCGTCGGCCGCGACGAGGAGGCCCTCTCCGAGGCCGCGGACACGCTGGGCTTCGACCGCACCGCCACGGACTGGCGGGACGTCGTCGACGAGGTCGACGTCTTCTACAACCTCGGCCCGAACCACGTCCACGCAGAGCCCGCCATCGCGGCGCTGGAGGCCGGGACGCCAGTCTTCTGCGAGAAGCCGCTGGCACCGACCCTGGAGACGGCCGAGGAGATGGCCGACGCGGCCGCCGACGCCGACGTCGTCGCGGGGACGGCCTTCAACTACCGGTTCGTGCCCGCCATCCAGTACGCGAAGGGCCTGATCAAGGACGGCGAACTCGGCGAGATTCACCACTTCCGGGGGCAGTACCTCCAGGACTGGCTCGTCGATCCCGAGGCGCCGTGGTCGTGGCGCAACGACGAGGAGATGGCCGGCAGCGGCGCGCTGGGCGACCTCGGTGCCCACACCGTCGACCTCGCGCACTTCCTGCTCGGGAACGCGGCCGGCGACATCACGGAGGTCAGCGGCCAGCTCCGGACCTTCGTCGAGGAGCGGCCCGTCGGCGACGGCGGGAGCCTCGAGGACTCCGGTAGCGACGACGCCGTCGAGACCCGCGAGGTCACCGTCGACGACGCCTACAGCGCCCAGGTCGCCTTCGAGAACGGCGCCATGGGCACGCTGGAGGCCTCCCGCTTCGCCAACGGCCACAAGAACGCCCACACCATCGAGATCGAGGGCTCGAAGGGCGGCGTCAAGTTCGACCTCGAACGGCTGAACGAACTGCAGGTCAAGCGCGAGGGCTCCCGCGGCTACGAGCGCGTGCTGGTCACCGACGCGGACGACCCCTACATTGAGCACTGGTGGCCGCCGGGCCACGTCATCGGCTGGGAGCACACCTTCGTCCACGAGAACTACGAGTTCCTCTCGGCCATCGCCGGCGACGGCGCGTTCCAGCCGAGCTTCCAGGACGGCCTGAAGGCCCAGCGGGTGCTCGCCGCCATCGAGGAGAGCGACGAGCGCGGCGAGCGGGTCTCTCTGGAATAACGGATACTCCCACCTGCCGTTCTGTTCAGTCGAGTTTTGGCGTGCTATCGAGGCTGTTCACATACGGCGATACTGCTGAGGCCGAACTAGCTATCCCTAGCTGCCCCGTCCCAATCCTTTAACCCGGAGACGGCGCCACCTCCGTGTATGGCAGTCACCGAGCGTCTGGACGCGTATCTCTCCGAGAACGGTCTCGAGGCGGTCTGGTTCGCGCGGCCGAACTCCTTCGCCTGGCTGACGGGCGGGGGCGACAACGTCGTGGATCGGGCCGGCGACGTCGGCGTCGCCGCGGCGGGCTACGACGGCGACGGGCTCACGGTCGTGACGGACAACATCGAGGCGCCGCGGCTGCGCGACGAGGAACTCCCGGCGGACGCCGCCGTCGAGACGGTCCAGTGGTACGAGGACGGACTGGCCGCGGCCGTCGAGCGGGTCAGCCCGACGCCGGCCGCCGCGGACTTCGACGTGCCGGGCTTGGAGTCGGTCGACGCCTCGGCGCTGCGCCAGCCGTTGACCGACGAGCAGATCGAGCAGTACCGGTCGCTGTCCGCGGACGTGGCGGCGGCGGTCGAGTCGGTCGCGCGGGAGTGCGACCCAGACGACACCGAGATCCAGGTCGCGGCCGACCTCCGGCGGGCCATCGAGGCGGCGGGCGCGGGGACGCCGGTCGTCCTCGTCGGGAGCGCCGAGCGCGCCCAGCGGTACCGCCACTACACGCCGAAAGACGCCGAACTGGGCGAGTACGCGCTGCTGTCGGTCACCGCTGATCGGGACGGCCTGTACGCGAGCACGACCC of the Halomicrobium salinisoli genome contains:
- a CDS encoding M24 family metallopeptidase produces the protein MAVTERLDAYLSENGLEAVWFARPNSFAWLTGGGDNVVDRAGDVGVAAAGYDGDGLTVVTDNIEAPRLRDEELPADAAVETVQWYEDGLAAAVERVSPTPAAADFDVPGLESVDASALRQPLTDEQIEQYRSLSADVAAAVESVARECDPDDTEIQVAADLRRAIEAAGAGTPVVLVGSAERAQRYRHYTPKDAELGEYALLSVTADRDGLYASTTRTVAFDAPDWLDERTRDAMRVEATALAATREGGTAGDVFEAVQDAYADLGWEGEWRNHHQGGAAGFAGREWIATPDNDAPVELPMGYAWNPTVQGAKSEDLHLVDGDGVELLTATGEWPTREVSAVGYDLTLDRHAVLSR
- a CDS encoding Gfo/Idh/MocA family protein, producing the protein MTLDVGILGYRFMGKAHSNALDRLPMFFPDAPETNRDVIVGRDEEALSEAADTLGFDRTATDWRDVVDEVDVFYNLGPNHVHAEPAIAALEAGTPVFCEKPLAPTLETAEEMADAAADADVVAGTAFNYRFVPAIQYAKGLIKDGELGEIHHFRGQYLQDWLVDPEAPWSWRNDEEMAGSGALGDLGAHTVDLAHFLLGNAAGDITEVSGQLRTFVEERPVGDGGSLEDSGSDDAVETREVTVDDAYSAQVAFENGAMGTLEASRFANGHKNAHTIEIEGSKGGVKFDLERLNELQVKREGSRGYERVLVTDADDPYIEHWWPPGHVIGWEHTFVHENYEFLSAIAGDGAFQPSFQDGLKAQRVLAAIEESDERGERVSLE